TGTCATTGACAAATCTTGCTCCTGTCATTCTCCATGTGCTGCGCATGGTCATCATAATCTTTGAAtatctaaatttattttaattttctttcttttaatttgttattttaaaagcCAAAAGAGTCAAGCTTTTTAGTATTTATCACACtaaaaaatgtttttattcCAAGGTTTTAAGACTTAGGTGGTCCGGACATCATTGGATTCTATCAAAAAAAACAGTTCGGAGAGTTATGTCGTTTAGTATCAAGGGTTGAATGTTGCTTCAATGATTTTTGAAGGATACTGCTTGGCTTAACTATGTATAATAAGATTCGTATTGGCTTAACTATACATCAAGTGTTTTAGGCCTCCGTGACCATTTCAATAATTCCAATCATATAGTTTAGATGAGTAGGTGTGTCTTCTTCAAAGATATCGTTGGATCGTAAAGTTATTTTATAATACAAAGGGTGTATTCAGTTGTGATTTTGAaagattatttttaaataaataagtcttgtggtatttaattaagacttttaaattatataaacgaGTCTTGTGGTATTCTAAATATGTTCGACGGGAAGCTAGTTTAGGACAAAGAACAGTATGAAATCATCATATGGATTTGAATtgttaatattaaattaaaattcacCAGATGGACAATCCTTCATTTATAATGATGAAAATCTAATAATAATGAAGTTAATTTCAAGGAACTTCTATAATTGGTTTCGACATGTTTGAGAGCTTTTTTTATATGTCACTTTAGAAATTCCTAGTTCCAGGTAAAATTGGCCTCACTGCATGTATATATGGAAGGAAGTGCCAAACAAATCACATGCATTACAAAAGAACTCACATACTGTGATGTGGTTGTGGACATCTTCTCTGTAATTAATTTTCCCACAAATAGGTTAACAAGGCAGCTACAAATGGTGGGTGACATGACACTTGTGCCCTAACAGACCACAATAATCATGGCTGTGATTAGAGTTCTGCATAATGGATCTTATTACTAGTGGTTGCTCAATCCAAGTCATGGTGGACCTCAAGAGTGGAGAGGTGTAGTTATGTCATGAACAAGATGCTAACTCTAAATAGGAAAGATGAAGGGTAGTTAAATTCATgtggtcttttttttattataaaaataattcatttggttttttcaaattttataaatattatgatataaattttttaaaattataagtgAAAATCTTGATTAtagaaaaattcataaataaaatcatataagTCATTACATTCTACTTAAATTCACTAGACTTTTTTATTCCTAAatagtcttttaaaatttcaattgaatacacctaTGAGGAACTATGTTTAAGAATTTCATAAAATGTAGTTCATAGGAACACATCGAATATAATATTCTTATTTCTATAAACAtcatcataattttatttttaaggggTTGAATAGTAGTACTGCTGATCTCTATAACTATAGGATAAAACTTACGAaattcaataataataaaatgatttattttatattaatgatGAGAATTATCGACTAGCCCTTAATTTAATGGTACTGAATTTCTCAATATTAAAAAAGGTTCAAATTCAAGCCACCTCCATAGTTGATTTTGAAAAGATAAGAATAATGATGGTGTACTTGTATATTAGGGTACAAGGACATTGACTAGTGGACAACACTCCTTGTTTTCACAAGAACCTAAGTGTTTGGTGGCTTAGAATGTGTTAGATACAAACTTCTAAATTGTAGTGCATCAATCTAAGTACTTGTATCTTAGGAATGGTGACATGAGGGTCAATGGTGCTCAAACAACACGCACTTTGCTACCCAAGAAGGATTCGAAATGTTTCCCTTTGTGAAAACAAGAGGCTCAACATGTGCTTCTCTTGCATCCCACAAGCTCAACTTCTgcaatttatacatatataatatataaaaaagaacacaTGCAATGAGATGAGACCCACACTTATAAATTCAAGGGCTTAGCTCTTCCATTCTTGGAAGACGAACTTGACAATATTTAAACCAAAATAAAGTCGACATAGACCCAGAAAGAAAGCCCCACTAACCTAATTGATTGAGTTTTACAGTAATGGTAGGGGGGATGTTAGAATACAACTGGTTCATACAATCGCACACcatcagcaaaaaaaaaaacaaaaacaaaaacaaaaaaaccaaaagaaaaagaatccaaATTGGTTGCTGAGTTgtgattttctatttaatttttgttttgcttttcttgCTCTGTTTACTTTGAGGAATAGTTTAGTTTCCAGTGATCCCCAGTATCCataaaatcaattttctaGCAAATATTTTAGGACTCAATTTCCTGATCATTGGATgatttcatatatgaaatgaaacaacTTTGCCAAATCAAATCCACCCAAAATGTAACAGAGATGTGATTTACAGATTAGAATCCAAGGGCTGCAGTGAGTGTATAAATCAAATTCTGCAGCAGATAACAACAAATGACAACAGAATGATTCCTACAACAAACTAAGAGATCTGTACAAAAAGAGTTGTAGCAAACCAACACAACTTTGAAGATGGCACTGGCATTCATTTTTCTGGTTTCCATTGGATGGCTTTGTTCTTAACTTCTCGATTGCTCCACTTTAGAATCCAGAGACCTGTCTGAGAATTGGAAATCAAGCTctaaacaaagagagagactTTACCAACAACTGACCAAACAAAACAGCTAACATAAGAGATCCAGTTCAACCTCCAATTTGAGAATGACCAGATTAAAAAATGAATCTGCAGGACACCCATCCCCTGCAGGTTTCGAAACAAACAGCTACTGTCCATCCAGAGTCTACTGAGTTGGCAATCTCTGACTTCAAGCAGCAAATAAACTTTGATTTTAAAAGAGCACTAATTAGCTACAAACTAAAGCTATGGTCAATCCCCAGTTCCTGAAACATCAGAAAAGGAGAAATTTTCATTTACAAGCATAAgggatttaaaaaaacatagacAAATCAGTCAGAGATCTGATTACTTAATAATTATCACCTAGGGTTCATCCAGTCACCAATACCTAGGCTCGCCATAGAAACAGTGACATTTCCAGTCATTCCACCAAAAAACTGAGGTGCTTCAGTATTTTTCACTCTTTTTCTTActtattttttggtgaaataacTTCCTGTGCAAGCATTGTTAACAGATGAATCCCAAGGATACTGTCCAGTACAACACACTCCTTGCCATGACAAAATATTTATCTGATAAATGAATATATCACTTGTTTCAAAGGCAAACCTGATCACATATAGGACAGGCATCACTTCTTTCCATCCACTCAAGAATACAACAGAGGTGATAGTGGTGCTCGCATTTTGTGATAAATTTTGGATTCTCTGTTTCATAGTCTGCATGTGAAGATACAAGCTTAAAGCATTAGCTACCTGCGGTCTAAAATAGCAAAAATGATGCAGAAAtggacttttctttgtttcctaTAATCAAGACAAAAAGAATCATACAACATAAGAATTAGTTCCCTGAGCTACTGATGGCACAGCACCTTCAAGACAAATGGGGCAGACATCCTCGTCTTCTTTTGCTAAAACATGAGgttcatttgattttgaaagttCTAACTTCTTTGGTGAGGTATTCAAAGAATTTTCTTGAACTTTGCAGTCTGATTCCCCAAGATCTCCACAAGTAGCTGATGTATCAAAACTACTGCAGCTGATTGTTTCCCTGACAGAATCAGAATCTGTTGATCGTGAACATCCAAAGACCATATCATATGGCAAAGGTGGAGGAGGGGGTCTGTAAGTGTCTGGTGTTGATGCTTCCAGATCCCAATGAACCAGGAGTCCTGCACTGAGTGCAGAGGCTGCGACATCATGAGATCTTAAGGACTCTTGCTCTTCCAAAACTGGTGGACACTGAAGAAAAGAGTTTTAaaaagagaatgaaatctTAATACGCATAATAGACCACAATTTGATTAGGAGAAACAAGCACAATTTTCCACTCTCCTAATATTATGTGATACAATTATTTCCACTATGAGTCCTAAACAGTCAGCCACACAATGATGAGCAAACTATAATATGTAACAAAAAGAGAAGTTGGAGTGAGAAGATATACGGACATAGAAATACACAGGTGCTCCGTGCAGTTGCATATGAGCTTTTCTGGAAGAACAACAACAACCTCCCATTCTCTGCAGTTATTACTGTTATGCACCCAAAACCATCCAATATTGGGGCATAGCTTCCTGTTATTTGGCATCATAGGCGACTGGAGAGTCAAATGCTATAGATTCAAAAGAACTAATATGTTCCTATGAGTTAAGGAGATTATATACTACAAAACTAAAATGATATTATGTTACTAAAACCGAAAAAAAGTCACAACAAAGTGCTTAAACATATTTAATAACCCTCAAAAGAGGTAAGAAGAAGACATAAGAGTTGACAGATAGAAAATACGGCCACAAACAGGCAGAAAAATATCGTAAAGAAGTCAGCAGCAAAATTATAGACAGAGGAACCAAATCCAGCCAACAAAATAGAAGCTACACCCATGATGCTATCATTCCAGAAATCTCATGCTATGAATTACAGCAATAGAAACCATGATAGATATGAAATTTCGAAGCATGTGTACTTGAAATTAGTGCTGGTGTTGCACTTCGAATTAAAATCCTCAAAACATATTCCATTCTTTGATGTTACATATACAATCACCTAACTTATAGTATTTCCAGCAGAGAACAAAAATTTGACCTGTAGACAGAATCCTCAATACCTTTCCTTTGCTAAAATGAATAATACAAACAGATAGCCGGTGAAAGCTTCTTAAACTCCAAATACTCATACAACTTTTAACTCTTCCAATGCTATCCGACTCAACAAAACTTTATCCAAAGAGAAAAGCAAAGACAACGTGAGTGCCTTGACAGAGAAACCGCTCAAAATAGAAACAAcccacaaaagaagaagaataagaaaaaaggcAGAAAATAGCAAACAAGAAAcccaattgaataaaaattgcAAGTGAGGAGCCAAACCCAATAATCCAATCACTACCCAGAAGCAATTTTCACCAAATTTATggaacaagaacaacaaaatgAGTTCTTGTACACAAAAACAACCACAACCAACTAATCGATTGCTGAAATGTTAACCGAAAGAGCAAAGCTTTTTACCTTTGGAAATTGAAAAGATATTTGTTCTTCAGAAAGAAGCCCCGTCggtgaaagaaaaagaagaatccTTTTTGGCTATTGTGGGTTTGGCCTTTGCCTCTTTTGGGTTTGTATGTGTGTGGCTTTCTGCCTTTGCACAGTAAGCCCTCCACTCATATGAGTCATATCCCTCTCACGTAGGCTTGATGCCGATGGTGTGGCTGTTTAGTACACGTCTGCTATTCgtctaattatatttaattagtcATCTTAAGATTAGCAACTTTAATTCATGCATTGTTCTTGCAAGTAAGCTAAGCTTTATGGTTGGTTATGGATTTGAAATATGACGTAGATCGGTTCTTGACAAAAATGACAAACTTCATTAATTCAAACTCCCCAACTCTAATTTTCTTGTTGGATCACTTAATTTGTCACCTAACTCAAATTAAatacattttgaatttaccaacacaaaatataaagaaaacaatacaGCATGATAACTTTGGGTTTAAACACTTTGTATGATTTATATTTCATAATCTTTAGGAGTTTGTTGTagtttgttttaagttttggttgtttttttaatttagttttggttttcaatacaattttgcccttacGCAGCGGAGCTGTATTGCATGTTTGAGTACATATTTTTATGATTGCTGAATCCAATATTTTAGTCATTCTTGAGTTGTGCGTGATTCTCTCCAGATCAATTCAACATGTTGTTGCA
The Prunus dulcis chromosome 2, ALMONDv2, whole genome shotgun sequence DNA segment above includes these coding regions:
- the LOC117617308 gene encoding probable E3 ubiquitin-protein ligase RHB1A; translation: MGGCCCSSRKAHMQLHGAPVYFYCPPVLEEQESLRSHDVAASALSAGLLVHWDLEASTPDTYRPPPPPLPYDMVFGCSRSTDSDSVRETISCSSFDTSATCGDLGESDCKVQENSLNTSPKKLELSKSNEPHVLAKEDEDVCPICLEDYETENPKFITKCEHHYHLCCILEWMERSDACPICDQELGIDHSFSL